GCCAATTAAGTGGCCAACAAGCAGGGAAAAGGTATATCATCTGTGAAACAGTTATATTTACCTATTTTTCACACTTGAAATTAAAATGTGTTCTTGGTGCATGATGCAGATATGGTACCACAATGTTCCTCACACCAAGCTTGCAGTAGTTAAGGGGCACCAAAATTGGGTTAAAGTTACTGGTGAATATCTTACTTTCCCTGGCGGTGGAACTCAGTTTAAGAATGGTGCTCTTCACTACATTGATTTTATTCAAAAAGTGAGTCCTATCAACTATATTTGTCCCCATTATATCTGTGCTTTGATTTGCAGGAGTTATTTGCTTTGTCAGTCATGAGAAATCAAGTGTAGTACTTACATCAGTTAGGATTGGACAAGATCTGTCTGACCAAATGAAAAGCCTGTACCTGTGAACGCTCATACTTTGTTCCTATCTATGCTTTTGCGGAATGCCTGAATGTGTAGTGCTAAAGTCCTTGCTTTGAATTGTGTCTGTGTGGGTGTACTGTAGTCCTTTGGGTTTTTTTCTCTACACTCCATATAAAACATATGTATCTGTTGTAACACAGATATACATCTTCTTTTTAACACATGTCATTATTAGAGCACTCCAAAAAAAAAAAAGCATTATTTTCTTATGTAATTTCTTTTTAAAAGAACTTCAGTACTCTGCAATATTGGAACATTCTTGTAGGTCCTTTTCTGGGCTCCTAGAGAAAACTAATTATTGATATTCTTCGGTTTTTTATTCCATTACCTAAAGATCTGGATATGAAATGTAGAGAGCCATCTGATTTGATCTCTTAAATAGAACAAAAAATGCCTCAAGTAAATCCTTGTTTAATTTCATGCTTTATTTTCTTTTGATGGTAATTTTCATTTCATTTCATTTTTCAAACAAGATATTCAGCTTGAATGCTTGATCATCTAACTGTCTGAAGTTTCGATCTAGAAATCATAATTTGTCGGTGAAAGTTATGCTCTCAGTTTCCTAGTTTGTTGCTTAATGTGAAACTTTGTATTGGTCATGCAGTCTCTGCCTGATATTGCGTGGGGTAAAAGAAGCCGTGTGATATTGGATGTTGGGTGTGGGGTAGCCAGCTTTGGAGGATTTCTGTTTGACAGAGATGTTCTTGCCATGTCATTTGCTCCCAAGGATGAACATGAAGCCCAGGTTCAATTTGCGTTAGAGCGGGGTATCCCAGCCGTATCAGCTGTTATGGGTACCACAAGGCTACCGTACCCAAGTTCTGTGTTTGATGTTATCCACTGTGCACGCTGTAGAGTCCCTTGGCATGTTGAAGGTAATAAATGCATGTATATATGTACCTATATATATATATATTTCTTCAACTTGGTTGAGTCTTAGAGATATAATTATGTTACATTTCAGGTGGTAAACTGCTCTTGGAGCTTAATCGTGTTTTGCGACCTGGTGGTTACTTTGTTTGGTCTGCTACCCCGGTTTACCAAAAGCTTCCTGAAGATGTCGGCATCTGGAAAGGTCAACTACTTTTTATCATCTGAGGATATTTGAATGTTACTTTGCTTCTATCTAACATACTCCCTCTTTCTTCCAGCAATGTCTAAACTAACTAAGTCAATGTGCTGGGATCTGGTGCTGGTTAGAAACGACAAGCTCAATCAAGTTGCTGCTGCTATATATAGGAAACCATCTACCAATGAGTGCTACAATGAAAGAGCAGAAAATGAGCCTGCTCTTTGCAGTGAATCTGATGATCCAAATGCTGCCTGGTAATTTACCTTTCAATAGAAAGCATCTTCCATTCTCACACTTATGAGTTTTACATAAAATCTGTAAATAGCTACTTGAATAGAAAAATATGGAAATTGATTTCATTAGGAATTTCAAGTTTTTCTTTGGTCAAATTTGTCCTACCATTTTCAGAAAAGAAAAGAAAAACAAAAAAGATTGTCAAAAGTAATGACTTCAAATTTGCTTCACATTGTTGAAGTATCTTTCTGCAATGAAGATGACTTCCCAACACTTTAAAGGTTTCTTTTATTTCTGCATAATCAGGAAGGTACCTTTGGAGGCATGCATACACAAAGTGCCTGAGGATGCATCAGATCGTGGGTCTCAATGGCCGCCGCAGTGGCCATCAAGGTTGGAGAAACCACCATACTGGTTGAAGTCTCAGCTTGATGTTAATGGAAAATCTGCCCCAGAAGATTTTATTTCTGACTATAAGCATTGGAAGAATGTTGTGTCCAAGACATATTTGACAGGGATGGGAATCGATTGGTCATCTGTAAGGAATGTCCTGGACATGAGAGCTGTATATGGAGGGTAAGCAATTATTATTCTGTTGCTACTTACTTTTCTCCCCATGGATGCTTCACTACTAATAGTGGGACAACGTAGATTAGGGTTATTGCTCAAGCTGATGTGCTAGATGTTAGACAAAACTCAATATTACTGTGTCTTTTTTATTTTTTCACTTTCCTTTTCCTTCGTTCTGTGGCTTCGTTCTGTGGCTTTGCATACAATTGATTGGATTCATTTCTCTCTTTCCAAATATGAATAGCTAGTGCTGATTAAATTAGAGTTGAAATCAAGTACTGCGAACATGTTTATATTTCTGACATTTTAGTTGCTGAAGGGGAAATATTGATGAATATCCTGCTGATGCAAGTTTCACATCAGACAATTGCATGTCATATCTTCCTTTCTGCTGTTTCCTTCTGTTCTTATTTGTATACTACTGAGGCTTTTGTTTTCTGAGGTAGTGAAAATGGCAAAACCTTTCACTTAATCTTTGTCTTTTATGTTTATCATTTTTTAGGTTTGCTGCAGCACTGAAAGACTTAAATGTATGGGTAATGAATGTTGTCCCTCATATTGACTCTCGTGACACACTTGCAATAATCTTTGAGCGTGGATTAATCGGAATGTACCATGATTGGTGCGAATCATTCAGTACATATCCTAGGACTTATGATGTTGTCCATGCAGATCATCTCTTCTCTGTCCTTAAGAAAAGGTATGTTCTAATTCTAAGACATTTCCCTTCAGTTTGCTATGAAGGTGTATTGTAATCCCAACTCTTCATCCAAGTCATCTCTTATTGAATGTGCTTATCCTACTCTGATCACAGATGCAACTTAGTCGTGGTGATTGCGGAAGTTGACAGGATACTAAGGCCAGAAGGCAAGCTAATCGTATGGGATGATGCTGAAACCTTGAATGAGATTGAGAGCATGGCTAAGTCTCTGCACTGGGATATCCGATTTACTTACTCAAAAGACAACATGGGTTTGCTCTGCATTCAGAAAACGTTTTGGCGTCCTACTGAGCAAGAGACAATTCTATCAGCCATTGCTTAGAGGCTTCAATCTGTGCGTTTGACTGCCGAAGGTTGGTCAATGCCAGCATCAGCCAATTGAGTATTCTTCTGTTTGCTGAAGCATTATTTTTCTAATATCAAATATCAAGTTAAATTCATTTGGAAATGTATAATATAGATAGCTACTCTTTAGAAGTCCCTGCATCCCTTGTTGAAGCAGAGGGATTGGGCTTACAACTTTTGTATTTCAACATAATTCTTGAATGAATCTCAAACGTATTACTGTAAACTACAGTCGCAACTGGTATGCTACTGCTCACACTATCATCTTAGTTAAAAGTTCTGCAGCCATCTTGTGCTTGCTATTATGTGGTGGTGATTCAAGTCTCATAATGTGCTTACCACATTTTCTTTTGCTATCACCTATTGTACACATAGGGGAAATGTATACATACCTTTCCTCTACCTATAAGAGCTGAATTAGGTCAAATTATAATTAACCTACTCCTACTTCTCTGATGTTATAGATGATATTTTAGGTACAAATCAGAGTAGATGAAGTTTGTTGAAGACGTCACATATTGTTGAACACTTCTAAGCTTTTGCCAGACAAGATAGGTGATCATGTAAGACATTGTGCAGTACTTTTGAGTGAGAATGGAGCCTACCACTTAGAGATAGTGTGCAGTTTCCATCCCTTCCAACTCTTATTGTCCCAAATAAAACTGCATAAGATTACAAGATTATATTCCACCCGACATTCTTCCAACTTTCACGATTATATAATTCTCAAGCACACATGTACATCAAATTCTTTTATGAAGGGATCTGCTTCTCTGCCATGGCAGCTTGACCCAATTAAGGATTAGTCCCAATCATTATTTTTCCATGTAATTGGTAGATTGATAGTTACCGACCTTTTATATAGTATCTTCTCTTATATTCTAGACAGTGCAGTGACTGCAGTCTGGTGTTTTGAGTTTTTCATTTTCAAAATCACATACCAGACAGATAGAGTAACAGATTTTAATTTTCCTTTTTTCTTTTTTTCTTTTTCTTTTTGTAAATAAGAATAACCTTTAAAGGGTCCTCCTATGAAATGAACAATTTGATAAATATTCTACATGTAGAAGAAGAATGTGGCTAACAGTCATTTGATTTGAGACTTGTAACAAAGCTTACAAAGGTCTGGTTCTAGAACTAACATACTAGTGATTTTTGACCCGAATATGATAAATTAAATTTATACATGTTCCTTTTTATTTTTGGGACAAAATTCTAATATGTTCTGACCTGAAACAATTTCACATTTCAAGTGATGAGGACCATAGACAAGGATAATTGGGAAATTGTGGTGTTCTAAGCACAACCCTCTTCATAAAATATACCAAGTATCTCAGTGACACTACTGATGGGCATTACCTTTTTGTTGTGAAAATAATTAGAATGTTGGGAAAATAGCCTACAAAAGTGCCAAGATGCTTCTTTTGAACTTCTTAAAAAAATTTACTCTATCAACTTTTGCTTAGCTTAGCTTGTTTCTTTGGTTGTGAGTAATCTAAGAAATGAAAAGAAACCTCTCCTCATGTTTGCATGATTGAAATTGAAAAACAATTCTGCAATAGTTTTTGGGTTGGTGTTTTCAACCATAGGCTTAAAGGGCTTCAATGATTTCTTCTTTCTATTTAACAAGTTTGATGACAGCTTTACTGTCATTCCATGCTCGGCAACAAAGAAAATAATGCAATACCCATCTCACATGTCACTTAAATTCAGCAAATTAAGTAAGTTGGTGAAATCTTCTTGTGGTTAGGTGACTTAGGTCACTTGGAGTACAAGTGGCACTACTAATTTATCACTTTTAACAACTGACAAGAAGGATTTGTTACCAGACATAGAAACAATTTAATTCTTATACCCAACTCAAAAAAGGGGTTCCAATTAAGAACAATAAAATCCACTAAATTCTTTTCTCTTTCACTTACACAGATTCTATACAATGAGAGCAACAGCCTGAGCTGCTTAGCCTTAACAGTTTAAGAATTATCAAATACCTCACTGTCTGCCATTGCCACATCTTTTCTCAAACAATCAAGTTGGCAGTCTCCTTACATTACTCAACTTGTCTGCTGCCTTCTCAGTAAGTTGAGAGTACAAAACTATTGAGTATATATCACTTCTTTTCAATTCCAAAGTGTATTACTATTCAACAATGTTAGGTTCTTGGAGGCACAAGTGCTTTCTCTTCACTCTTGTTGCTCTCATTCTTCTTTCATCATCATCAACATCAGAAGCGTCAAGAGCATTGCCAAAGGACTTATGGGAACAGATGCTGCCCAAGAAGCTGCCTATAGCTACTCCTTCTTCAGCTCCCTCCAAAGGCACGAATTCTGCAACAAAGTCTTCCTCAAAGCCCTTCGAAGCTCGCAGGAACCTCCCTTCATCAGAGGGAAAGGTCTAGAAACAGTTTTAGTTTCCATTCTATCTCTAACTGCAAAAACATGCAATCCGTGGTGATGTGCTGATCAAACGGAAGCATGCAGAGACTTGAAATCAGCTTATGCACAGAACATACCCTTGTAGATTTCTTTTGGCTTAGTCTGCTGGTACAGATAGGAAAATAGATTCATTATTGGACAGGCTGAATTAGCTAGCAGTCATAATTTTGGGACAGTAGCGATATATGGAGCTTCTTTTACATTAAGATAGGCATTGCTCATGGCCATATATCACTGGCACTATTTTCTCTGTACTTCTTCCATGTAGAAACATCTTTATGTAATCTGTATTTCGTTTCCTCCAAAAAAAAATCTGGTGATACCTTGATCAAGACACATATTTTTGAACTACAACTTAATGTGTTGAAGGCCTGTATGGGATGTCACTTCTATTTCTTGGCAGGAGGGTCTATATGGATTTTTGTGCCGAGGAAAGCTAAAGTTTCTGACCACATACATTATTCTGTTCCTGTCTCAAGCCAGTTTTGAATAGCTAACATTTCCGGTTTGGCCTACATAAGACTCCAATGTTTTATGTGGGGAAAAACTGAACACTACAAAGGCACAAACTGAAATTAAGTCCATATTCAGTCCAGTAATGCTTTTTTCTCAGCAAAAGGGATGAAGGAGTATTAAACCAAAATGATCTTTTTGTTGTAAATATTAGAATATATGTGGATGTCCTTGTAAATACTCATTAGTTATATCCTTAAGATGTAAATCATACTCCTATATAAAGGAGCCTAATGAGAATGAAAATGACACTTCTTCCTCCTCCTACATTTTGTTCTTCTCTTTTCTCTCTCTCATTCTTAGTTTATAACACATTATCAGCACGATTTCGCTCATTCGTTCTATGAACTCCATGATGATCTATGAGATATTGATGCCACTTTTGTTGCTTATTATTCATACTCACGATCTATGAGTTCGCTTCTATTTTGATTATATCTTGTCTACATATATACTTTGTTTATATTGCTCAATTCTATGTTTACAATTGCTTATATTAGTGAGCCTGAAGTTTCGCTAATAATCATTTTTGAGATTGTGAACCTGAAGTTCAAAATTACATTAGACTTGGAGATTTAGTTGTGTAAGCATAAACCTGAAGTTTTATGCATGTACATGTGATCCATTATTCACAAGATTCGAAACTGAAGTTTTGATATTGATATTTTTTTCTTATGAACATGAAATTCTAAACAACATAATTGGATCCATGATGCATGATCAATGTGGTCTCTGATGCAATATTATTGCTTAAGACCATGAACCATGATCTATGAGTTTATGAGTTTATAGGTGATCTATATATTATTGATTTAGATCAAGAATCTATGGTTCTTATTCCCATTTGTTTGGATGAGTTTTGCAATATCATGGTGCAATTCTATGTATTTTTATGGATAATTTTATGGAACTTATGAACACATGTTCAATATGAGACACTAAGAACCATTGTTCTACCAAGAGCCATGAATGGACACATTTGCGGCTTTTAATATGGATCCTGATATGGTTATCGACGTAGCTATAGTAACCATTTTTGATGCATGTCTTAACATTTAGTGGCTCTCTACGAAGCCCTCTGACAAAGGCAATAAAGCTAAATTCAATCATACATACTAATTAGTCTCGATCAACAAATGATGATATTTGATTATAGCTATTATTGCTGTAGTAATGAAAATTAGGTGCAAGTTGCAACCATGTTAATGAGACTATTACCATTCTTTTACTTGCATTATGTGGGAGTTACTGAATTGATGTGTGAGTTAT
The window above is part of the Fragaria vesca subsp. vesca linkage group LG2, FraVesHawaii_1.0, whole genome shotgun sequence genome. Proteins encoded here:
- the LOC101292558 gene encoding probable methyltransferase PMT25-like, whose amino-acid sequence is MAMGKYSRVDGKKSLNCCSTTSLVVFVAFCLVGVWMLMSSAVPIQTQSLSTEENLADKSSKQYEDSSGGLSESVTIEDDNGSDSQSETNIENTQNVSQDESVSTSEEKQEEVVSKEVSEEKVESESENDDEGNQQEKFVKESSDEKNETEEEPKTEKENDGDAKINDQEASSGDEQSNSEAESTEQAGDKTSENEQTESEGEKKSEGDESTDEKKQEDEVPSQTDEEKVENNEDKNSEKSDTSNNMESGKETQKSSISKTQSEYSWKLCNVTAGPDYIPCLDNWKTIRNLPSTMHYEHRERHCPEEASTCLVSLPEGYRRPIKWPTSREKIWYHNVPHTKLAVVKGHQNWVKVTGEYLTFPGGGTQFKNGALHYIDFIQKSLPDIAWGKRSRVILDVGCGVASFGGFLFDRDVLAMSFAPKDEHEAQVQFALERGIPAVSAVMGTTRLPYPSSVFDVIHCARCRVPWHVEGGKLLLELNRVLRPGGYFVWSATPVYQKLPEDVGIWKAMSKLTKSMCWDLVLVRNDKLNQVAAAIYRKPSTNECYNERAENEPALCSESDDPNAAWKVPLEACIHKVPEDASDRGSQWPPQWPSRLEKPPYWLKSQLDVNGKSAPEDFISDYKHWKNVVSKTYLTGMGIDWSSVRNVLDMRAVYGGFAAALKDLNVWVMNVVPHIDSRDTLAIIFERGLIGMYHDWCESFSTYPRTYDVVHADHLFSVLKKRCNLVVVIAEVDRILRPEGKLIVWDDAETLNEIESMAKSLHWDIRFTYSKDNMGLLCIQKTFWRPTEQETILSAIA